The Candidatus Methylacidiphilales bacterium genomic interval AAGACCACACTAATGCTAATAAAAAGCAACACATAGTTCATGCCTCCCCAAGACTCACTACCAAGCAGGCGAAATCCTGAACCCCGATAAGCCATGGTAAGGGCTAATACCCCAGCAAAAATTATTACAAAAAAATGAGCCCAGCTCTTTTGGTAATAGAAAGTCTTCGTAAAAGCTAATCGCAGTAGTGTTACAAAAATCAATGCTAAACCAAAAAGATAATGCAAATTCATTTGCCCTGGAATGAACGGCGCTGTCAGGTTCGACCATGCAAAGGCTACCACTGCAAATGCTATTAACTGATACTTAACAACAGCTACAAAAGTAAAGACTATCGCCGTAATGAAAAAAATCGGAAGCCAATCGCTTTCTGCGAGTTTCTGCCCAAAATAAATAGCAAGCAATATTCCCAAAACGTGAGCAAAAAATACTTTGACCGCTATTGGCATGCGTCTTTGCGAAAACAATAAGTTGCTGGCACCAAGCGTCAAATAAAAAAACTCTCCTGGATTGAAATCCAGCTACGAGACACTACAAATTTATGGAATCAAAAGTTCCACGGCGTTGTGGTCGCTATAATCAATTGAGGTCGGAATGGCTCGCGCTCGAAGTTTCCCTAGTCCATATGTCATAATATAATCAAATGTAGTTCCTGAAAAAGCTCCACGCCCCTTCCAGGTGATTCTATCATGTTTTGGAACTTCAGAGAAGGTATTGTAAAAACCCGCTTCTTCGAGGATTGCGATCGCTCGGTCACCAAATTGTCCGTCATGGTTGGTGTTAAAGTCCCCCCCGATCACAGCCCCAGAGACCTGTTCCCGACCGTAAATGTTCAGCATCCTCTCGAAATGCTGAATAAGTTGCCGTGCTGCTTCATTCCTGGCTTCCCAGTTGTCTTGATCAGTATATCCATCTAAAACCCGATTACTCTTAAAATGAACTCCATAAACAAAAAGCAACTTTCCCCACTCTCTAGGATCTTCAATTGCAGCAAAAGTAAATCCTCGCCTCAACATCGGCAACTTCGTCGTTTGCCACTCCTCATACCATGCTGAATTCACAGGATAACGTGAAGCAATTGCAATCTGCTGTCGTGTCACCTCCCCATTTTCCTTAAATCTAGATATAACCGCTGGCTTCAGCCCAGGAACCGCTGAGACGAGTTCTCTAAACGATTTCAAATCACGAATCTCCACGCCGATAAAAATGTCAGGATTCATCCTCCTTAACTCTTGCCTCGCAACCTGCATATGCTTAAGCTCCTGCTTAGGCTTGGGATTAGGTGTCGTGCCAGGGAACCACTCTATATTTGAAACTACGACTTTGATCTCCCCAAAGCTTATTCCTTCCGTCCCAAACCATAAAAACACGATCGCGAGGACGATCTTCAAAGAGCGCTGGATACATCCTACTAACCCCAATACGGTTCGCATACAAACCCACCGTATAACAGAATTATCCACCATGACAATAGGCCGGATATCCCCTCAATTCCTACCCCATGAGTCAAAAACGCCCGTCAGTGCTAAGGCCTCAACATCTCATCCTTGGCAAACTCTTACCTCTTCCCCCCCGCAACACCCTTGCTTGCAAATTCTAAAGCTATCGGCTATATAAATCTTTACCCCAAACACCTAGCATCACTTATCACATGAATATCATAAAAAAAGTATGCCTATTAGGCACTCCAGGTGTCGGTAAGACCAGCACCGTAGCGCGTTACGTTAAAGGAATTTACTCCGAGGCTTATCATTCAACAATAGGCGTAAAAATTGACAAAAAAAACATCCAGTTCAACGGCCTAGATGTCACCTTAGTCCTCTGGGACCTAGCAGGTGAGGATTCATTTGAAAAATATCGCCAAGCCTACCTCCGCGGAGCTTCAGGTTTGATTTTCATAGCTGACGGCACTCGGCCTGAGACACTTCAGCACGCCCTCGCCATGCAACAATCCGCTTTACAAAACATCGAAACTGCTATCCCTCACATCCTCATCATCAACAAGAAAGACCTCGTAGACCAGTGGAAAATTCCACAAACCCTCATTGACACGCTCGCGCAACAACACCCCCTCTTCCTTACTAGCGCAAAAACTGGCGAAACCATAGAAGAAGCCTTCAATTTATTGACTCAATACATGCTATCCAATAACCCAGCCCCATATACCCCCACCTCCTTTCAATCTACACCAGCAGCTTCAACACAGTCTCCTCTAGCCCAGGAACCTATCGACCAGATCACCTCATCTGCCGGATTAAACCCAAACGGTGAAACAGCCACACCCCCCTATCCACACTCACCATTTCTCCCCGTCT includes:
- a CDS encoding endonuclease/exonuclease/phosphatase family protein, producing the protein MRTVLGLVGCIQRSLKIVLAIVFLWFGTEGISFGEIKVVVSNIEWFPGTTPNPKPKQELKHMQVARQELRRMNPDIFIGVEIRDLKSFRELVSAVPGLKPAVISRFKENGEVTRQQIAIASRYPVNSAWYEEWQTTKLPMLRRGFTFAAIEDPREWGKLLFVYGVHFKSNRVLDGYTDQDNWEARNEAARQLIQHFERMLNIYGREQVSGAVIGGDFNTNHDGQFGDRAIAILEEAGFYNTFSEVPKHDRITWKGRGAFSGTTFDYIMTYGLGKLRARAIPTSIDYSDHNAVELLIP
- a CDS encoding GTP-binding protein, encoding MNIIKKVCLLGTPGVGKTSTVARYVKGIYSEAYHSTIGVKIDKKNIQFNGLDVTLVLWDLAGEDSFEKYRQAYLRGASGLIFIADGTRPETLQHALAMQQSALQNIETAIPHILIINKKDLVDQWKIPQTLIDTLAQQHPLFLTSAKTGETIEEAFNLLTQYMLSNNPAPYTPTSFQSTPAASTQSPLAQEPIDQITSSAGLNPNGETATPPYPHSPFLPVSPQPSSPYPPQ